A stretch of the Pseudobacteroides sp. genome encodes the following:
- a CDS encoding metallophosphoesterase codes for MKFNAKKRKKLVILLSLFIACIIFFYAQNNFIQITEIDIRSQDILSEIKIVHLSDLHGKEFGKNNTLLISKVKEQTPDIIAFTGDLIDRSGKNSQGSVAFLSELNKFCPVYYIPGNHEHWSGLSEVVFEQLKTSNIKVLRCDLESISIKNTQIDILGMDEFSFDSNSINEEIQVLEKSESFKLILSHYPENFSSLYNSRDIDLVLSGHAHGGQFIIPFAGGLYAPGQGFFPRYYKGRYNENGVNLVVSRGLGNSAIPIRVFNRPEIVSIKLKPTT; via the coding sequence ATGAAATTTAACGCAAAGAAACGTAAGAAATTAGTTATATTATTATCTTTATTTATTGCATGCATAATATTTTTCTATGCACAAAATAATTTTATACAGATTACTGAGATTGATATACGTTCACAAGACATTTTAAGTGAAATAAAAATAGTGCATCTTTCTGACCTGCATGGTAAGGAATTCGGCAAAAACAATACTTTACTTATAAGTAAAGTAAAAGAGCAAACACCTGATATTATAGCATTTACGGGGGATTTGATCGATAGAAGCGGCAAAAATTCACAAGGAAGCGTTGCTTTTCTAAGTGAACTGAATAAATTTTGCCCTGTATATTACATACCAGGTAACCACGAGCATTGGTCGGGTCTATCCGAGGTTGTCTTTGAGCAGCTTAAGACCAGCAACATCAAGGTTTTAAGATGTGATTTGGAAAGCATAAGCATAAAAAATACCCAAATAGATATCCTTGGCATGGATGAATTTTCATTTGACTCAAACTCTATTAACGAAGAGATCCAGGTTCTTGAGAAAAGTGAAAGTTTTAAATTAATACTTTCTCACTATCCTGAAAATTTCTCAAGCTTATATAACTCCCGTGATATTGACCTGGTTTTATCGGGTCATGCCCACGGGGGCCAGTTTATAATACCCTTTGCAGGAGGATTGTATGCACCAGGTCAGGGTTTCTTTCCCAGGTATTATAAGGGGCGGTACAATGAAAACGGGGTTAACCTGGTTGTAAGCAGAGGCCTTGGAAATAGTGCTATCCCAATTAGAGTATTCAACAGGCCTGAAATAGTTTCAATAAAACTAAAACCTACCACTTAA
- a CDS encoding radical SAM/SPASM domain-containing protein: MEAAITAEVVDAVAADVAAVDVEAADVAAGAAAAAEGTDKMGSCSNGRRLILQWHITSRCNLRCKHCYQDSYQNPEMDLNDMLCIMKQYIELLSTLNRKGHINFTGGEPFLREDFFRLLHECRKYSDLVTFGILTNGTILDRKMVEELKGLQPDFIQISIEGDREIHDSIRGKGNLDRALKGLDLLTYYGIKTLVSFTAHRGNYKSFSSVVNLCRRHKVFKVWTDRIVPFGNGEDLKEQVLSPEETWGFFTMVNKLRNQKGLPWKRSTIVEMSRALQFLAAGNTPYRCGAGDSLITVLEDGTVLPCRRLPIECGNMKEKSLYEIYMGNKVFKDLRQPKKPPVGCERCSYFFLCDGGAKCISYAVNKDPFSRDPGCPIKW; the protein is encoded by the coding sequence GTGGAAGCAGCAATAACAGCGGAGGTAGTGGATGCAGTAGCAGCGGATGTGGCAGCAGTGGATGTGGAAGCAGCGGATGTGGCGGCGGGGGCTGCGGCGGCTGCGGAGGGAACTGATAAGATGGGAAGCTGCTCAAATGGTAGAAGGCTAATTTTGCAGTGGCATATAACATCACGATGCAATTTAAGATGCAAACACTGCTATCAGGATAGCTATCAGAATCCTGAGATGGATCTTAACGATATGTTATGTATTATGAAACAATACATTGAGCTTCTTTCTACATTAAACAGGAAAGGCCATATCAATTTTACAGGAGGAGAGCCTTTTTTGCGGGAAGACTTTTTCCGCCTGCTCCATGAATGCAGGAAGTACTCTGATTTGGTTACTTTTGGGATATTAACCAATGGAACAATTCTTGATAGAAAAATGGTGGAAGAGCTAAAAGGGCTTCAGCCGGATTTTATACAGATAAGCATTGAAGGTGACAGGGAAATTCATGATTCCATAAGGGGCAAAGGAAATCTTGATAGGGCTTTAAAGGGCCTTGATCTCTTGACTTACTATGGAATAAAAACACTTGTATCGTTTACAGCACACAGGGGCAATTACAAAAGCTTTTCCTCTGTAGTTAATCTATGCCGCAGGCACAAAGTGTTTAAGGTATGGACTGACCGTATTGTACCTTTTGGAAATGGAGAAGACTTAAAGGAACAAGTATTAAGCCCGGAAGAGACCTGGGGGTTTTTTACAATGGTCAATAAATTGAGAAATCAAAAGGGCTTGCCATGGAAAAGAAGCACAATAGTAGAGATGAGCAGAGCCCTGCAGTTTCTTGCCGCAGGAAATACGCCATACAGGTGCGGTGCAGGTGATTCCCTAATTACAGTTTTAGAAGACGGTACTGTCTTACCATGCAGGAGACTTCCCATTGAATGTGGAAACATGAAAGAAAAGTCACTTTATGAAATCTATATGGGAAATAAGGTGTTCAAGGATCTTAGACAACCTAAAAAACCGCCTGTAGGATGTGAAAGGTGCTCGTACTTCTTCCTGTGTGACGGGGGTGCGAAATGCATTTCCTATGCGGTTAACAAAGACCCTTTTAGCCGTGATCCGGGATGCCCTATTAAGTGGTAG
- a CDS encoding TIGR04222 domain-containing membrane protein: protein MIDLIRSINGPDFLVIYFIYSLVIIFLLKILSNSLNTTRRHALNPDLDSYTIAVLKSKGSIHTLAQTIIFKLYAEKYLEMEASKKGTTFRVSGNDIGSLNWIEKTVAEFFHAPKTYLSLLRNKKVAKDLKLFVENSKTHLTEIGFVKGKEQLKRERTFRSVAYLLLISLGITKLTLGLINNKPVVFLVLELILVSVVFFVANSVSSLTKEGKEFLTTKTTEYSWVRNSSTNSGFSSGMSDAVMGAALFGIASMYIYPEFGALSKTFGINSSSYASGTGCAPVYSDWNSGGSDNSGSSNNSGGSGCSSSGCGSSGCGSSGCGGGGCGGCGGN, encoded by the coding sequence ATGATTGATTTAATAAGGAGTATTAATGGACCTGACTTTTTGGTTATTTATTTCATATATTCTCTAGTCATTATATTTCTATTGAAAATCTTAAGCAATAGCTTAAACACCACCAGAAGACATGCATTGAATCCTGATTTGGACAGCTATACAATAGCGGTACTTAAGTCAAAAGGCTCTATTCATACTCTGGCACAAACTATTATTTTCAAGCTCTATGCTGAAAAGTACCTGGAAATGGAGGCATCTAAAAAGGGCACAACCTTTCGGGTATCAGGTAATGACATAGGTTCATTAAATTGGATTGAGAAGACTGTTGCTGAGTTTTTTCACGCTCCTAAAACTTACTTATCCTTATTAAGAAATAAGAAAGTGGCTAAGGATCTAAAATTGTTTGTAGAAAATTCTAAAACCCATCTTACTGAAATAGGCTTTGTTAAGGGTAAAGAACAGTTAAAAAGGGAAAGGACATTCCGGTCTGTTGCATATCTCTTGTTGATTTCATTAGGTATAACCAAGCTGACATTGGGATTAATCAATAATAAGCCAGTAGTATTCCTTGTATTGGAATTGATATTAGTATCGGTTGTGTTTTTTGTTGCGAATAGTGTATCTTCTTTAACCAAGGAAGGCAAAGAATTCTTAACCACCAAAACTACGGAATACTCATGGGTAAGAAATAGCAGCACAAACTCCGGTTTTTCATCAGGAATGAGCGATGCTGTAATGGGTGCAGCTTTGTTTGGTATTGCAAGTATGTATATATATCCAGAGTTTGGTGCGTTATCAAAGACATTCGGCATAAATTCGTCAAGCTATGCAAGCGGTACAGGATGTGCTCCAGTGTACTCTGATTGGAACAGCGGTGGCAGCGACAATAGTGGAAGCAGCAATAACAGCGGAGGTAGTGGATGCAGTAGCAGCGGATGTGGCAGCAGTGGATGTGGAAGCAGCGGATGTGGCGGCGGGGGCTGCGGCGGCTGCGGAGGGAACTGA
- a CDS encoding ion transporter — translation MKQLKHTVLGAIEDDIKDDLLHTIVEGFIVTLIILNAIAVILELLIGPTIYFQIFETASIIIFTIEYLLRIWTSDIMYPSKNKFISIIRFVLSPIGLIDLFSILPFYISTLFLGVDTRIIRVLRLMRLLRLMKLTRHLESIKLLKTVIRKKKYELFVTLFIVFLFLIISSTLMYEIEHDAQPDKFPNILSAFWWSIATLTTIGYGDVYPITSVGKLLSALISLVGIGFIALPTGIISSGFIDEFRNSSKEEDVSENKEEYSYCPHCGKKLDQ, via the coding sequence ATGAAACAACTAAAACACACTGTTTTGGGAGCTATCGAGGATGACATAAAGGACGACCTGCTGCATACAATAGTTGAAGGTTTTATTGTAACTTTGATCATTTTAAATGCAATTGCCGTTATTTTGGAATTACTTATAGGCCCAACAATATATTTTCAAATATTTGAAACAGCTTCAATAATTATTTTTACTATCGAATATCTGCTTAGAATTTGGACATCTGATATAATGTATCCTTCAAAAAACAAATTCATCTCGATAATAAGATTTGTTTTGTCTCCAATAGGACTAATAGACTTATTTTCAATACTGCCCTTTTACATTTCCACACTTTTCCTTGGTGTCGATACAAGAATTATAAGAGTCCTTCGACTCATGAGACTTCTAAGGCTTATGAAGCTCACCAGGCATCTTGAATCTATTAAGTTATTAAAGACTGTGATCCGTAAAAAAAAGTACGAGTTGTTTGTTACCCTTTTCATTGTTTTTCTGTTTTTAATAATATCATCAACACTGATGTATGAAATTGAACATGACGCTCAGCCCGATAAATTTCCCAATATATTGTCTGCATTCTGGTGGTCAATAGCTACTTTGACAACAATAGGATATGGTGATGTATACCCCATAACCAGTGTAGGCAAGTTATTAAGTGCTCTGATTTCGTTAGTGGGTATAGGCTTTATAGCACTTCCCACAGGTATAATAAGCTCAGGATTTATAGATGAATTCAGGAATTCAAGCAAAGAAGAAGATGTATCGGAGAATAAAGAGGAATATTCATACTGTCCTCACTGCGGCAAAAAACTGGATCAATAA
- a CDS encoding nitroreductase family protein: MEDFFTLASSRRSIRKFKDMDVPQEDIEYFINAAVSAPSGCNSQCWRFVAIRDKNVLGKIEKAVISKVESILKIRESDLPKNYMDSKRKMVSFFTKAPVVIAVFMTEVQYYDPIFITALKENGYNDESIMKLFANYDLLSIGAAVQNLLLAVHEKGYGACWMNEPAICGGEINEILGVPEKDKFISLIPIGVPSYNPRSKEMKNIDEVFFTV, from the coding sequence ATGGAAGATTTTTTTACTCTTGCATCATCAAGAAGAAGTATCAGAAAGTTTAAGGATATGGATGTTCCACAAGAAGATATTGAGTACTTTATAAATGCTGCTGTTAGTGCACCTAGCGGATGCAACAGCCAATGCTGGAGGTTTGTGGCCATACGGGATAAAAATGTTTTAGGGAAAATTGAAAAGGCTGTAATTTCAAAAGTGGAAAGCATACTTAAGATTAGAGAAAGTGATTTACCTAAGAATTATATGGACTCGAAAAGAAAGATGGTAAGCTTTTTTACCAAGGCTCCGGTTGTTATTGCAGTGTTTATGACAGAAGTACAATACTATGACCCTATTTTTATTACTGCACTTAAGGAAAATGGATATAACGATGAAAGTATTATGAAGTTGTTTGCAAATTATGATCTATTATCTATAGGGGCTGCAGTACAAAATCTGCTGCTTGCAGTGCATGAAAAGGGCTATGGAGCATGTTGGATGAATGAACCTGCTATTTGCGGAGGGGAAATTAATGAAATATTGGGAGTGCCTGAGAAGGATAAGTTCATTAGCCTGATACCTATAGGCGTTCCTTCATATAATCCCAGAAGTAAAGAAATGAAGAATATTGATGAGGTGTTTTTCACTGTATAG
- the hcp gene encoding hydroxylamine reductase, whose translation MSNMFCFQCEQTAGGKGCTSIGVCGKKPEVSNKQDELTGALIGLARATNGKSGGKNADELVMQGLFSTVTNVNFDADRVDELIELVQKEKSKHGTAEDFAATSLWAGDIDIVSLRSTLLLGMRGMAAYAWHAYVLGKEDKEVTEWFYKGLKAIGEDHTVEEWLGLLMEFGNINLKCMAILDDANTSAYGHPVPVKVTTNVEKGPFIVVSGHDLLDIKHLLEQTEGKGVSIYTHGEMLPAHGYPELKKYAHLKGNFGTAWQNQQKEFDGIPAPILFTTNCLMTPRASYSDRVYTTSVVGFPELKHIPDGPSGVKDFSQVINQALELGGWSEDKQFTGINGGSTLMTGFARNTVLGVADKVIDAVKAGAIKHFFLVGGCDGAKPGRNYYTDFVQQAPKDTVILTLACGKFRFNDLDIGEIGGLPRIMDMGQCNDAYSAIQVAVALAGAFNCSVNELPLTLVLSWYEQKAVCILLTLLALGIKNIYIGPSLPAFLSSNVLSVLVEKFDIKPISTPENDLKAILG comes from the coding sequence ATGTCAAACATGTTTTGTTTTCAATGCGAGCAGACAGCAGGGGGTAAAGGTTGCACAAGTATAGGTGTATGTGGTAAGAAGCCGGAAGTATCCAACAAGCAGGATGAGCTTACCGGAGCGTTAATAGGTCTCGCAAGAGCAACTAATGGGAAATCAGGCGGTAAGAATGCCGATGAACTTGTTATGCAGGGACTGTTTTCTACCGTAACTAATGTTAATTTTGATGCTGATAGAGTTGATGAGCTTATAGAATTGGTACAGAAAGAAAAGAGCAAGCATGGCACAGCAGAAGATTTTGCTGCAACTTCCTTATGGGCTGGAGATATCGATATTGTATCTCTTCGTTCAACACTTCTTCTAGGCATGCGTGGTATGGCAGCATATGCATGGCATGCATATGTACTGGGCAAAGAGGATAAGGAAGTTACAGAATGGTTTTATAAAGGGTTGAAAGCTATAGGGGAAGACCATACTGTTGAAGAATGGTTAGGGCTCTTGATGGAGTTCGGCAATATCAACCTAAAATGTATGGCAATTCTTGATGATGCAAATACATCAGCATACGGTCACCCTGTACCGGTAAAGGTAACAACTAACGTTGAAAAAGGTCCTTTTATAGTGGTGTCAGGCCATGATCTTCTAGATATTAAACATCTTTTAGAGCAGACAGAAGGGAAGGGAGTAAGCATTTATACTCATGGTGAAATGCTTCCTGCCCATGGATACCCAGAACTTAAAAAGTATGCACACTTAAAGGGAAACTTTGGTACTGCATGGCAGAACCAACAGAAAGAGTTTGATGGTATACCTGCACCCATATTGTTTACAACAAACTGCTTAATGACTCCAAGAGCAAGCTATTCCGACAGAGTTTATACAACTTCTGTGGTAGGGTTCCCAGAATTAAAGCATATTCCTGACGGACCGTCAGGTGTTAAGGATTTCTCACAGGTAATAAATCAAGCACTTGAGCTTGGAGGATGGAGTGAAGATAAGCAGTTTACAGGAATTAACGGCGGTTCAACCCTTATGACAGGATTTGCAAGGAACACTGTTCTTGGTGTCGCGGATAAGGTTATAGATGCAGTAAAGGCAGGAGCAATCAAGCACTTCTTCCTTGTAGGGGGATGCGACGGTGCTAAACCTGGAAGAAATTATTATACCGATTTTGTACAGCAAGCTCCAAAGGATACTGTTATATTGACACTTGCATGCGGAAAATTCAGATTTAACGATCTTGACATAGGTGAAATAGGCGGTTTACCAAGAATAATGGATATGGGACAATGTAATGACGCGTATTCAGCTATTCAAGTGGCAGTAGCTTTAGCAGGTGCATTTAATTGTTCTGTAAATGAGCTTCCGCTTACCCTTGTACTTTCATGGTACGAACAGAAGGCTGTATGTATACTTCTCACATTGCTGGCATTAGGAATAAAGAATATTTATATCGGGCCTTCACTCCCTGCATTCTTATCTTCAAATGTACTTAGTGTTCTTGTCGAAAAGTTTGACATAAAGCCGATAAGCACTCCTGAGAATGACCTTAAAGCTATATTGGGCTAA
- a CDS encoding ATP-binding protein: MKRKIISINEDKCNGCGLCINACHEGALQLIDGKAKLITDSYCDGLGACLPDCPTGAMEIIEREAAEFDEELVKARMEEMSAAQKKAEAKPLACGCPGMHAKTIEKKAQPVQERVEGPLESQLRQWPCQIKLVPVNAPYFNNAHLLVAADCTAYAYANIHQEFMKNKITIIGCPKLDDIDYAEKLGEIIKRNEIKSVTVLRMEVPCCGGIVAAVKKALIESGKMVPWSVHTIATDGVVIDD; encoded by the coding sequence ATGAAAAGAAAAATAATTTCAATTAATGAAGATAAATGCAACGGCTGCGGTCTTTGTATAAACGCTTGTCATGAGGGGGCTCTCCAGTTGATCGACGGTAAAGCAAAGCTTATAACAGATTCATATTGTGATGGTTTGGGAGCTTGCCTTCCGGATTGTCCTACAGGGGCTATGGAGATAATTGAAAGAGAAGCTGCCGAATTTGATGAGGAATTGGTTAAAGCACGCATGGAAGAGATGAGTGCAGCACAGAAGAAAGCAGAGGCAAAGCCTTTAGCTTGCGGATGTCCGGGAATGCATGCCAAAACCATAGAAAAGAAGGCACAGCCTGTACAGGAAAGGGTGGAAGGACCATTAGAGTCACAGCTCAGGCAGTGGCCATGTCAGATTAAGCTGGTTCCTGTAAATGCACCCTACTTTAATAACGCACACCTTCTTGTGGCTGCTGACTGTACAGCATATGCATATGCAAATATACATCAGGAGTTTATGAAGAACAAAATTACTATTATTGGGTGTCCTAAACTTGACGATATTGATTATGCTGAAAAATTGGGAGAAATTATCAAGAGGAATGAGATTAAAAGTGTAACAGTTTTAAGAATGGAAGTTCCTTGCTGCGGCGGGATTGTAGCAGCAGTTAAGAAAGCACTTATAGAAAGCGGTAAAATGGTTCCATGGAGTGTTCATACTATCGCAACTGATGGTGTTGTAATAGACGATTAA
- a CDS encoding Crp/Fnr family transcriptional regulator, whose translation MIIKCKFNFRKNVIAIMEKYLNSLKKTPLFKGIDEDELITMLRCITPRVISYRKNDYIALAGEKFDSLGIIAEGEASISMENAAGNRVMMAILKSGDMFGEMLVFSKTSAWPANVQAQEPCTVFFLQREKIIGECEKLCSWHRILIQNMLVIISERALMLNKKLEYLSIKSIRGKLSKFFLEESKKTGSTTFMLSMKRNELADFLNVSRPSMSREMCLMRDEDIIDFHLSSIKIKNIEALKAFL comes from the coding sequence ATGATAATAAAATGCAAATTTAATTTTAGAAAGAATGTGATTGCAATTATGGAAAAGTACTTAAACTCCTTGAAAAAAACCCCTTTGTTTAAAGGGATTGATGAAGATGAGCTTATTACAATGCTTAGATGTATAACCCCTAGAGTTATCAGCTATAGAAAAAATGACTACATAGCATTAGCCGGTGAGAAATTCGATAGTTTGGGTATTATTGCAGAGGGTGAAGCCTCTATAAGTATGGAAAATGCTGCCGGAAATCGGGTAATGATGGCAATCTTAAAATCTGGAGATATGTTTGGTGAGATGCTTGTTTTTTCTAAAACCTCGGCATGGCCGGCCAATGTTCAGGCACAGGAACCCTGCACCGTGTTTTTTCTTCAAAGGGAAAAAATTATCGGCGAATGTGAAAAGCTGTGCTCCTGGCACAGAATACTCATACAAAACATGCTTGTTATAATATCGGAAAGAGCCCTAATGTTAAATAAAAAGCTGGAATACCTCTCTATAAAAAGCATAAGGGGCAAGCTCAGCAAGTTTTTTCTGGAGGAAAGTAAAAAGACAGGCAGTACAACTTTTATGCTGTCTATGAAACGAAACGAGCTTGCAGACTTTTTAAATGTTTCCCGTCCTTCAATGTCAAGAGAAATGTGTCTAATGAGAGATGAAGATATTATTGATTTTCATTTGTCTTCAATTAAAATAAAAAATATTGAGGCACTAAAGGCTTTTCTCTAA